Genomic DNA from Dermacentor variabilis isolate Ectoservices chromosome 6, ASM5094787v1, whole genome shotgun sequence:
ttagcatatCCACATTACCATAAAAATCTGATAAGTGAGTCTGGTACTCCATCGGCCTTATTTCTCTAGTTTTGTTCctttcctcgaaaaaaaaaaagaatttgcccACGTTTCGCGTGAGCAGTTATTGATCTGTCCTGGGAGTTGGTAGGCAGTAGCTGTCCAAAGGGCCCCAGACCATTTCATTTTCGATGGCGATGGCACCGCTACCTTGAATCTGGTAAGGTGCAAGAGTAATTCCACGTCTCACACGCTTTGTTGGTAAGTTAAAGTGCTAATAATATCTGAAATGCACCTAATTTGCTGTGTATACGGGCTAGCAGCAGTAAACCGCACCAGACTTTGCTCTTTAAAGGCTTGCGTATTTGTTAAAGACTCGGGAGGTGTCTCAGCCGATTGAATGATCTTACGTACTCCTGTCTTCTATATACAGTAGCACCCTCATGGGTACCTTCCTTCACCCTGAGACCCTCATATATGCCTTTGCACACCGATCTTTTACAGTGGTAGCTATCGTCTTTTCCGTCATTGACGACGTCTCGTTGGAGGCGGTGGGAGACGATCATAGTCGCTTGCCACAGGCATCCTATGAAACGCGCCACAGCAACTGTTATGAAGGCGACAGTGTTACTCCTTGCCGTGGCGATTCTCCTCACGGGAGGCGCTTGCGGAGAACGTCGCCTGACGAGGGAAAAGAAGAACTACATGCCTGACGCGAACATATGCTGTGAGTAACCGTTCCTTTTAATGAAAACTTCTAGCGCTAAAAGCATGaaggacgtagaaaaagaaacacaccgCATGCGCACATAGAAATACATTGCAAAAGAAGGCACATAGGTGGGCTAGTTAGTTTTTCTCCGTCCttcgtgtttttagcgctctaagtttttattaaTATGTGTTACCAACTAGCTCACTTATCCAACCTTTCTTTTACCaactttttattgttgtttttttgtgAAATCTATAAAACTACCTCGTGTTGGGCTCTGCACATACGAATTTTTGGATGCCTATGCTGGGCGCTCCCTATATGACTATATCTTTACATGAACCCTACAATATAGCGTCGAGCCGGCTTGCAGGGacgaaaactgttcttttggttTATATAAACGCTAGCGAGTCGTGCCAAGCGAGGGTCAAGGCGAGTTCGGTCAACCCGCCTGCAAGGGGTGGGTTGACTAGCCCAACCCGCTTGGTAGGATGCATGTGAATGCGGTCGGGTTGCGCTACAGGTGGGCTCGACTTCTTACTCTACGCACTTGCGTGGAGTTCTTGTAAACGAAGCTAATCCGGTGCAGCCACGAAGTCGAAGCTGGGCCAATTGAATATAGAAAATGAAAATTGGGACGCTATTGTCCGTAACACGCATCCTCAGAAAACACGTTTCCTGGTCGCACAAAACACGTTCTCGGAAACACGGTATCAAGTTTTTAAGGGAATGGTACCGCAGTATTGCAGAGCCCAAGAAGTGGCCCAAATCCTTGACCACGGCAACAGAGAATTCTAACTTTGGGGCGTCGTCGTGTAATACGTTTGACATGCTCGATCGCTTTTGCTGTAAAAGTCTGTTCACAGTTGCCGGCCTTCCGAAGCACGCAGAGAAGGCGAGGCGCGAGGACaaatatgttttatttttgtCCCAGCGTATGTTGTGTCTTTGAGAGATGCTTTATTTAGTTCTGTATACGAAGCATACTGTTCGGCGGCTGCAGCTGTTGCGTCTGCGAGAGTCGCTGTGCCGAGCTGCTTGAGTTCAGGCGACCAGATACGGTTGCTTAAGGCTCGGCGGCTGGAACGGTTCTACCAGAAAATCGGCGCAGCTTGCAGTGGCGATAGCAGCCTACGTGAAGTGAGGATAGTGGTATTGCGTGTTATATATCCCATGCATAGCGTTCAGGTTCGTCCGCAGCTCGCCAGGTACGTGCTTATTTTGCACTTTTTCGTGTACTAATTGCTTAGGAGTATATATAAACAACAATAATTGCCCATGGACTATTTAAGTCTATCGATGACATCACTTACCTCACGTATGCTCTTTAACCTTGACGAACGTACTACCTTTGTGTTGGCTCCAAGCAACCGGCGTTTATACATTGTATAATGGCTGGAGTTTTAATGCTCATTAGACAATGTTTTGTTTCAGTTGACTGTACCGTAGCAGTGTTGTTCCTTAAGCATTCAGCCGACATCTACGTATCATTTTCTGTAAGCTACGAAGTTATCCATAAAAAAGAGCGCAGGTAGCGTATACATGAACAAGATGTCGCAAAAAACTCCTTAGGCGCATTTTCTCCGTGAAAAGAATGGCCACTGCCAAGGGatgtcatatcttgatttctaACTTGAGCGTTGCACAGAGTCACAACACTGAGAGCGCAGAAATATGTATAAAATATACCGTCGTCATAACCATAACCATAACCATAACCGTCGTCAACGAAATCAAGCATGTACTAGGCTGTTCTGCTATGTTGGTGGTGGCAGATAATCATCATTCTGCAAGTGACTCCCTCTATACTGTGTTTATTTGTTTACTTTCAGCTTACGAAGAATCCGAGATTGCAAGTATTTCCAAATGTTACTTCAGCCACTTACCATCACATGTAAGTAGTTACAGGAGACCTGAATCATGAATAGACAACCTGTAGAGGAATGAAAACAGTATTGAACGCCAATGGCACGTACTCCCAGATCCCCATAAACTGCTGTTGCTTTCACAACATAATCTTGAAGAGTATGTAATCAGTGCATTGCGCTTGCTCAAACCTTTCGGGCCTGAACATAGAGAGTTCCAAGTAATTCTGAAAGTCAGCTAAGGAACGCGCATTTAGCGATGTGACAGTGAGTTGGCTAAAAGTTGATTTGAAGCTGACTAAACAAGATATTCTATCTATAGTCAACTGTGATTATGTGTCATATTAGAGAAtcctatttttttttatagcaCCACTCAAAGAACGCTCTCGATCCCGCACATGGGCAATATCTCAACAGCAACATCAGCCAGCTTTTACAGATAGCGTACCGGCAGGCTTGAAGCATCTTCTTTAAATCTGAGTGGCAGGGTGATATGTAAATTCGGAGAAGTTGAGAGGaaaggcgctaacttgcaacagtCAAGTCCTATGCTCTTCCGTATTACACTTGTACTCACCATTATCCCACAACTTATTATTCTGCAGCATTATGGAGTGCGCGTATACATAGAAGAATATAAGCAAAAGCAAAGAATTAAGATGGCACAGAAAACTGCAGGTGGGTGTAACAGCTGGCACCTATGAATGACCAGGCAACATGACATGAATGCGCTAACGTTCCATGATTTGCTTCAAAACTAGAGAGAGCTACTTGTAAATAGATTTATGAACGTTCATGGGGTGTAAAGAAAGGTGAGGGAGGGTAGGGGGAGGGAGGCTGCTACGTCACCgacgatctaaaaaaaaaaaccaccacTCGCATTCCACTGGCGCACGATAATGCCGTCAAATAAGCGTGTTTCGTGTCCTGTTCGATAACAAAATTAGTTTAGCACTTGTTAAAAACGAAAAACATCTTTTATATCTGTCTATCTCCTAATAATAGGGCAATAGAAATTTGCAAAATGTACATAACTATTCCTCAAGGGCATTAAAGGTTGTGTTTTCATTTAAAAAACATTACGCTGCACTAATGTATTACTTTTATTTAAGTTTAGGGCGCACTTTTAGCAAACGACGCCGGAAGTCCATAAGGTGTATTACATATAAGCAAGGAAGTGGTACTGTCCAAATGCACGGTAGCAATATTGAGTGTACAAGCACTCAAAGTTTTGTCGGAAGTTTTTCCTATATGGCATTCTGGGGGACGGCGCGATCAAGTCCTTGAGCTCGTCATGAGTTTATGTCCGGATAGACTACTGCTCGAACTACAGGGTATTGTGCGCCATTCTGGCGCTGCCCCTGTGGCGGTTTCCGAAGGTCTGGCGCCCTCCCAGTAGCCCCTTTCAAACCTTTACTCGATGTTTTGTGACTCGAATGTCGCACACTATTCTAGACCCATACTTTACAGCGGAATGGTTCGTGCTGATGGAATCGTGCGAAAACATCATGTGATCGTTTTGCTAGCGCTCTGAGAGAACTGAAAATGACTCCAAATTTGCACTCGCAAGGTATGGAAGTCGCGTTATGGATGATGTGCTGATAATCTTTAAAGTGTCAGATATGAATGCATCCTTGGCCGTAGATTATAAACGCACGTGATCCAAAGCATTATAATCGTGTAAGTATGTTTGCCCAATGCACAGGAAGAACAGAGTGCAGTGCGCTGTTAATATTTGGGAGGAGTAGGGTCTACGTTATTAGTAGTGTGCATGCAGAAATGTTCGAGTTTTCGATTAATTAGGGCCTTTGTAGTAAATTGCTCGAAAGCGTCGTACTCGCATACCTTTGCGGTGTCCTGGGAAAATGAAATGTGACATTGAGTTTAAATTTCCGGGAAATTGCAACGATGTTATGGGACATGTATGAGCGATGTTTAAGCCGCGCTGTTTAAATACGGCCACTTATATTTTCTAATGTCTACAACAGCTCGAAAGAAGTGACTGCGCTGATAGTCGGGCTGGGATTCTGTGCGGTCAGGCAAATCTGCTGGGCTTTTCCTTGTTTCCTTTATTAAATCGCATCACGTGAGTTAATATCTTGGAAATGTCAGCTCCTGCTGTGAGATAACTGATCCGCATTGCATTCATTGCTGTCTACAGTTTTCCAAACAGGTGGAGGAGTCGGTAACGTCCCTATTCAACGGCATGAGCATTGTGCAGACCATCATGCTGTTCTGTGAAATCAATAATGACGACGGCTACTCGATGGTTCGTGTGCACCGAATTTTGAACCTTGTTTTAGTAATAAAAatttgtgtataaacttttccgATGAACGTGCTCTAGAGCAGAT
This window encodes:
- the LOC142584344 gene encoding uncharacterized protein LOC142584344, with the translated sequence MKRATATVMKATVLLLAVAILLTGGACGERRLTREKKNYMPDANICSYEESEIASISKCYFSHLPSHFSKQVEESVTSLFNGMSIVQTIMLFCEINNDDGYSMINAWIKELPPENQQDAYDSAWHCFTNLKEIFMS